The genomic stretch ATAGGGAAAGTTTAGATTACTCAAGGGATAAGGAATTCTGAGAGTAAGAATAACCACTGATACTTACCTCAGTGGCTATTCTTAAATTAACGTGAAAATAATGCTCTCATCAGCTAAAGCTAAGCAGTCGTATTACAAAATACTCGATAAAAATTTCTGTAATCTTGGGTGAGAAGGGTTTTCAAAAAAGTTGGCCGGCACATCGTCTACAAGTAGTTGTCCATCTTCCATAAACAATACCCGGTCGGCAACTTCGCTAGCAAAGCCCATTTCGTGAGTCACCACCACCATGGTCATGCCTTCTTCTGCTAATGATTTCATCACTTCAAGCACCTCCCCCACCATCTCAGGATCGAGTGCTGAGGTTGGTTCATCAAATAACATCAGGTCAGGTTTCATGGCTAACGCTCTGGCAATCGCCACTCGTTGCTGTTGCCCGCCGGATAACTGACTTGGGTATACATTCACTTTTTCGGCCAGTCCAACTCGAGTAAGCAAGCTTATAGCATCTTTTTCAACTTGCTCTTTCCCCAAATTAGATACCTTTAATGGCGCCAGCTTCACATTTTCTTTAACCGATAAATGCGGGAAAAGATTAAATGATTGAAATACCATACCGACGTTTTCACGTAAGGTATTAATATTAGTCGAGGAATCATACATATTGATACCATCAATCATGATCTCTCCTTCAGTCACTGTTTCTAACTGATTTAGCGTGCGTAAGAAGGTAGATTTACCCGATCCTGATGGACCAATAATAACCACCACTTCGCCCCGCTTAACGGTCACGGATACTTTTTTAAGTGCATGACAATTGTTGGCATATATTTTATCGACATCTGTGGCGATCACCATGTCTTCGCCGTTATAATTTGCTCTAGTCACTGGTTGATAACCTCTTTTCTATGCGCTGAACGCCAAAAGATAACGTTGCAGTAAGGACAAGATAAAGCGCTGCTACTGTAAACCAAACTTCAAAGGTAGCAAAACTGCCCGCAACTACTTCTCTGCCA from Moritella marina ATCC 15381 encodes the following:
- a CDS encoding amino acid ABC transporter ATP-binding protein; its protein translation is MVIATDVDKIYANNCHALKKVSVTVKRGEVVVIIGPSGSGKSTFLRTLNQLETVTEGEIMIDGINMYDSSTNINTLRENVGMVFQSFNLFPHLSVKENVKLAPLKVSNLGKEQVEKDAISLLTRVGLAEKVNVYPSQLSGGQQQRVAIARALAMKPDLMLFDEPTSALDPEMVGEVLEVMKSLAEEGMTMVVVTHEMGFASEVADRVLFMEDGQLLVDDVPANFFENPSHPRLQKFLSSIL